The genome window CCACATGGTATTCTCGCCCGGCCCCCACATGGCAGTTGGCCCACCGTGGATCTGCAGCATTACCGGGTATTTTTTATTAGGATCAAAGTTTGTGGGTTTCATTACCCAATATTCCACCTTCAAGCCCTTGCTATTAGTATAATATTTCTTCTCCGGGAAGCTTAGTTTTTTATCTTTTATCCAGTCGGCGTTAAATGAGGTCAACCGCTTCTCTTCTTTACCGTTTAAATCGCTTACATACAATTCAAATGGGTTGGCAACTTCGGTTTTAACATACACCAGCTGTTTTTTGCTTACATCCAAATTGCCCAATCCTTCATCAAAAGTTCCAAGCATAACCGGTTTAGGGTTACTTACGCTTGCTTTGTAAACCGGTGCACTACCGTTGGATTGTGCGGTGAAATACAAATACTTGCTGTCTGCCGACCATACTGTACCGGTTATAACCCTGTCCACAGGAATACTAATCCTTTTAGCCGGGTCCTTAAAGTCGTAGATCAGTAATTGTGAAATACTGATGGTCATCTCTTTACCGGCCTGGTAAACCAGGTACCTTCCGTCCGGCGAAACCTCACCATTACTCAATGACATTCCTGCTTCTTTTATTAAAGGTGTTAGTGCGCCACCGGCAGCCGGCATGCTGTAAATAGCTGTTACCCTGGTGCGGTCAGGGTTAGTCAGGCTATCAGCGCCCGCAGATAAAATAATGGTCTTACCATCCGGTGTAAACACTGCCCCGTTATAATTTTGAAAACCGTGCGTTAATGCCATCCCCTTTGAACCCGGTTTGGCATCGGTAATAAAATAATGGTTAAAGCTGAATTCAGGCTCGGTAGTAGCCTCGCCTTCAAAATTAAGTTTGTTAAAGGTTTTTACCTTGTTGTCTGCTTCATCCTGCGCTAAAAAGGCGCGGATCTCATCAAGGCTGCCATCGGCATTTTGTTTGGCTTTTGACTGGGGTAGGTTAGCTTTGAAACCAGGCTTCTCCACAGGCCAGGCCGGAACGCCGCGGTTGGGGTTCAGCACAGAATCTTTCAGTAATTCGGTATAAGATAAGCCAACCGAGTATAAGATCTTTTTGCCATCAGGCGAAAATTGCGGGGAGCTTGCTCCATATTTATCAGCCGTGACCTGGACCGGCTCGCCTCCTTTCAGGGAGAGCAGGAAAATTTGCGATTTGCTTTTCACTGTCCGCACAAAGGCAATCTGATCATCATTGGCAGACCATACCGGCTGGCTGCCGTTGGTGGCTTCTGCAGTTAACGGCCGCGGAGCCTCGCTGCCATCAGCAGGAACCAGCCAAACCCTTGTGTGATAGGCATATTCGTTTTTCTTATCATCATCTGCAACTATTGATTTGGTTACAAATGCCACCCATTTCCCATTGTGTGAAAAGGATGCCGTGCCAAGCTGAACGATCTTAGTGAGATCCGTAACCGTTATGGGCTGCGTGCCGTTTTGTGCACGCAAAAGGAAAATATTAAAGATGAATAACAGAAAGAGTAAAGTTTTTTTCATGCTGATCAGTTTGCTGCTTAAAGATAATAAAATCGGGCAATTCTAAGGCATCGCTTAATAAATGCTGGTCGGCTTTACTCTTTTTTAAACAAGCCCGGTAAGTTATTTTTGGCGATTATAGTTTTTATACACTAAATTTACTTTCTGTAAGTTATTTGTTACAATAACGGAAGCAAACCAATTCATGAAAGCTCAGAGTCTTTTAAAAATTCTTGTTATCCTGCTGTTGCTAAGCGTTACCATAGGCTGCGACCAGGTTTCCAAATCCATTGCACGGCAAAAGCTGCAATATTATGACCAGGTTACTTTTCTTGACCATCATTTCACCTTATTAAAGGTTGAAAATACAGGCGCATTTTTAAGTGTGGGCAATAACCTGTCTTCCCCGGTAAAAATGGTACTGCTTAACCTGTTGCCGCTGCTGGCGGTAATTGGCGGACTTGTTTTTGTCTTAACGACGGAGCTTACGCGCACCACCTTATTCAGCGTCATCCTGATTGTTGGCGGCGGTTTCGGGAATATTTATGACCGGATAAGATATGGCTCCGTTACCGATTTTATGCACATTAACTTTGGTTACTTCCAAACGGGCATCTTCAATGTGGCCGATGTATCTATTATGCTGGGGATGATCATCCTTGTGTTTCATGCCATTTTTAAGAAGCCCGATGCGCTTATTACGGAACCCACGGTGGAGGAACGGCAAGCTTAGCGAGGTACTTGTGCGACTAATTTCCGTCACTCCAAACTCCTATAATCGGCTATTTGTACAAATCTTAGTTTAAAAGCGTATCTTTGCGCTTAATTACCCGTTAGCTTACGGTTTTGATTTATCAGACGACTCTTCAGATCCGCTTATGCAACCGCGTTAGCACATATATTAAAAATATTACATGTTATTTCAAGATTTAAAATTAATTGAGCCGATTTTACGGGCT of Mucilaginibacter xinganensis contains these proteins:
- a CDS encoding S9 family peptidase, which encodes MKKTLLFLLFIFNIFLLRAQNGTQPITVTDLTKIVQLGTASFSHNGKWVAFVTKSIVADDDKKNEYAYHTRVWLVPADGSEAPRPLTAEATNGSQPVWSANDDQIAFVRTVKSKSQIFLLSLKGGEPVQVTADKYGASSPQFSPDGKKILYSVGLSYTELLKDSVLNPNRGVPAWPVEKPGFKANLPQSKAKQNADGSLDEIRAFLAQDEADNKVKTFNKLNFEGEATTEPEFSFNHYFITDAKPGSKGMALTHGFQNYNGAVFTPDGKTIILSAGADSLTNPDRTRVTAIYSMPAAGGALTPLIKEAGMSLSNGEVSPDGRYLVYQAGKEMTISISQLLIYDFKDPAKRISIPVDRVITGTVWSADSKYLYFTAQSNGSAPVYKASVSNPKPVMLGTFDEGLGNLDVSKKQLVYVKTEVANPFELYVSDLNGKEEKRLTSFNADWIKDKKLSFPEKKYYTNSKGLKVEYWVMKPTNFDPNKKYPVMLQIHGGPTAMWGPGENTMWHEFQYFCAKGYGVVYANPRGSGGYGIDFTKANYQDWGDGPTEDVLAALDGALAEGWGDSKQTVATGGSYAGYLTGWLAGHTKRFAAISSQRGVYDLTTFFGEANAWTLVPVYFGGYPWEEHTRAVLAKESPFTYVNNITTPYLIIHGETDLRTGIVQGEMMYKALKVLNRPVEYVQHPGGTHELVRSGNVRQRIDQMLRIYEFFERYITH
- the lspA gene encoding signal peptidase II, which produces MKAQSLLKILVILLLLSVTIGCDQVSKSIARQKLQYYDQVTFLDHHFTLLKVENTGAFLSVGNNLSSPVKMVLLNLLPLLAVIGGLVFVLTTELTRTTLFSVILIVGGGFGNIYDRIRYGSVTDFMHINFGYFQTGIFNVADVSIMLGMIILVFHAIFKKPDALITEPTVEERQA